One window from the genome of Mastacembelus armatus chromosome 18, fMasArm1.2, whole genome shotgun sequence encodes:
- the hdlbpb gene encoding vigilin — protein sequence MSSVAVLTPESFAEHRSGLKDQEITGCVPEDEAYIPTYLEAFPPLPEKGAPGEKAGEPASAWGSKIRPIKASVITQVFHVPLEERRYKDNSQFGEGEEAKVCLDIMQRTGAHIELSLAKDQGLSIMVTGKLDSVMKARKEIVARLQTQASATVTIPKEHHRFVIGKNGEKLQELELKTATKITIPRPDDPSANIRITGTKEGIEKARHEILLISAEQDKRAVERLSLEKAFHPFIAGVHNRLVQELSQETGARISIPPPSLPKDEIVITGEKEAVALAVNRIRAIYDDKKRKTTTISVEVKKSQHKYIIGPKGNTLQEILEATGVSVEMPALDSSSETIILRGEPDKLGPALTQVYAKAKSVMVVEVTAPAWLHRFIIGKKGQNIGRITQQLPRVHIEFTDGEERISLEGPTEEVEQAQAQIQEIIKDLLVRMDYTEVFIDQRFHRHLIGKNGSNINRIKEQYKVSVRIPQDSERSGLVRIEGDPKGVQLARRELIEMVQRMENERTKDLIVEQKFHRTIIGQKGEKIKEVRDKFPEVIINFPDPSQKSDIVQLRGPKNEVEKCAKFLQKIIADLIENSFSLSVPIFKQFHKNIIGKGGANIKKIREETNTKIDLPTENSNSEMIVITGKKSNCEAARDRILAIERELANIKEAEVTIPAKLHNSLIGSKGCLVRSIMEDCGGVHIHFPSEGSGSDKVTIRGPAGEVEKAKKQLLQLAEEKQVNNFTAELQAKPEYHKFLIGRGGANIRRVRDRTGARIIFPSPDDTEQELITIVGKEEAVRQAQKELESLVKNLDDVVEDSMLVDIRHHRHFVCRRGQVLRELAEEYGGVAVSFPRTGANSQRVTLKGAKDCVEAAKKRIQEIIEDLESQVSVEVAIPQRYHRAIMGPKGCRIQHITREHEVQIKFPERDDSAAGQDAPPQENGEVSPEAEFVPRKCDIITISGRAEKCELAKAALLALVPITEDVEVSYELHRYIIGQKGSGIKKMMEEYEVNIWVPQPEKQLDVIKVTGLAANVERAKLGLLDRVKELQAEQEDRALRSFKVTMSVDPKFHPKIIGRKGAVISQIRKDHDVSIQFPDKGDEQQDVIVISGYERNVEEARQAIQQLVAELQEMVSQDVHLDPRTHARIIGARGKAIRKLMEEFKVDIRFPQPGSDEPDKVTVTGLPETVDNAIDHLLNLEEEYMLSVTETETLAAYMKPPSRYGGGGGAGGMDDSSGGPAKGFVVRDAPWNAAGNKAPDMSSAEDFPTFGSGVAPKQASAWGPKKF from the exons ATGAGCTCAGTGGCAGTGTTGACCCCGGAGAGCTTTGCAGAGCATCGCAGTGGCCTAAAGGACCAGGAGATTACTG GCTGTGTCCCGGAGGATGAGGCCTATATCCCCACCTACCTGGAGGCCTTCCCTCCACTGCCAGAGAAGGGGGCACCTGGGGAGAAGGCTGGGGAGCCGGCTTCAGCATGGGGCAGCAAGATCAGGCCCATTAAAGCCTCTGTTATCACCCAG GTGTTCCATGTCCCCCTTGAGGAACGTCGCTACAAGGACAACAGTCAGTttggggagggagaggaagctAAAGTGTGCTTGGACATCATGCAGCGGACAGGGGCCCACATTGAGCTGTCTCTTGCCAAAGACCAGGGCCTGTCCATCATGGTCACTGGCAAACTGGACTCTGTCATGAAGGCTCGCAAGGAAATCGTAGCTCGCTTGCAGACACAG GCATCAGCTACAGTCACCATCCCTAAGGAGCACCATCGTTTTGTCATTGGTAAGAACGGCGAGaagctgcaggagctggagcTGAAGACAGCCACCAAGATCACTATTCCACGTCCTGATGACCCCAGCGCCAACATCCGCATCACTGGTACTAAGGAGGGCATTGAAAAGGCTCGCCATGAAATACTTCTCATCTCTGCTGAGCAG GACAAGCGTGCAGTGGAGCGTCTATCTCTGGAGAAGGCCTTCCACCCCTTCATCGCTGGTGTCCACAACCGTCTGGTGCAGGAACTGAGCCAGGAGACAGGTGCTCGCATCAGCATCCCTCCACCCAGCCTACCCAAGGATGAGATCGTTATCACCGGGGAGAAGGAGGCCGTCGCCCTGGCGGTTAACCGCATCCGAGCCATCTACGACGACAAG AAGAGGAAGACCACCACCATCTCTGTAGAGGTGAAGAAGTCTCAACATAAGTACATCATAGGTCCAAAGGGCAACACCCTGCAGGAGATCCTGGAGGCTACGGGGGTGTCTGTGGAGATGCCTGCACTGGACTCCAGCTCAGAGACCATCATCCTTCGAGGGGAGCCAGACAAGCTGGGCCCAGCGCTCACACAGGTGTATGCTAAG GCTAAGagtgtgatggtggtggaggtgaCAGCTCCAGCCTGGCTGCATCGCTTCATTATCGGCAAGAAAGGACAGAACATCGGACGGATCACGCAGCAGCTACCACGT gttcaCATAGAGTTTACTGATGGTGAGGAGCGCATCAGCCTTGAGGGGCCGACTGAGGAAGTGGAGCAGGCTCAGGCTCAGATACAGGAGATCATCAAGGACCTG CTGGTGAGGATGGACTACACTGAAGTCTTCATAGACCAGCGTTTTCACAGACATCTTATTGGAAAGAATGGATCAAACA TCAATCGGATTAAGGAACAGTATAAAGTGTCAGTACGAATCCCCCAGGACTCAGAGCGAAGTGGTTTGGTCCGGATTGAGGGAGACCCTAAAGGAGTCCAGCTGGCACGCAGAGAGCTCATCGAGATGGTCCAGAGAATG GAAAACGAACGCACCAAAGACCTGATTGTGGAGCAGAAGTTCCATCGGACAATCATCGGCCAGAAGGGAGAAAAGATCAAAGAAGTTCGGGACAAGTTCCCTGAA GTCATTATCAATTTTCCCGACCCGTCACAGAAGAGTGACATTGTCCAGCTGAGAGGTCCGAAGAACGAGGTGGAGAAATGTGCCAAGTTCCTCCAGAAAATCATTGCTGACCTG ATTGAGAACAGCTTCTCACTGTCGGTTCCGATCTTCAAGCAGtttcacaaaaatataattGGCAAGGGTGGCGCCAACATCAAAAAG ATCCGCGAAGAGACCAACACTAAGATCGACCTGCCGACAGAGAACAGTAACTCTGAGATGATCGTGATCACAGGCAAGAAGAGCAACTGTGAGGCGGCCAGAGACCGAATCCTCGCCATTGAGAGAGAACTG GCCAATATTAAGGAGGCAGAGGTCACCATCCCAGCCAAGCTGCACAACTCTCTGATTGGCTCCAAAGGCTGCTTGGTGCGCTCCATCATGGAAGACTGTGGTGGCGTCCACATCCACTTCCCCTCCGAGGGCTCTGGCTCAGACAAAGTCACCATCAGAGGGCCCGCTGGTGAGGTGGAGAAAGCGaagaagcagctgctgcagctggctgAAGAGAAG CAAGTCAACAACTTCACAGCTGAGCTTCAAGCAAAACCAGAGTACCATAAGTTCCTGATTGGCCGTGGCGGAGCAAATATCCGCAGAGTGCGGGACAGGACGGGCGCTCGCATCATCTTCCCGTCACCGGATGACACAGAGCAGGAACTGATTACCATCGTAGGGAAAGAGGAGGCTGTTCGTCAGGCCCAGAAGGAGCTGGAAAGCCTGGTCAAAAACCTG GATGATGTGGTAGAGGACAGCATGTTAGTGGACATTCGCCACCACCGTCACTTTGTGTGTCGGAGAGGCCAGGTGCTGCGGGAGCTGGCTGAGGAATATGGTGGCGTAGCGGTGAGCTTCCCTCGTACCGGAGCCAACAGTCAGCGGGTCACTCTGAAGGGAGCTAAGGACTGTGTGGAGGCTGCAAAGAAACGCATCCAGGAGATCATCGAGGACCTG GAGTCCCAGGTGAGCGTGGAAGTGGCCATCCCTCAGCGCTACCACCGCGCTATCATGGGGCCTAAAGGCTGCCGCATCCAGCACATCACCAGGGAGCACGAGGTCCAAATCAAGTTCCCAGAGAGAGACGACAGCGCTGCAg GTCAGGATGCTCCACCTCAAGAAAACGGCGAGGTCAGCCCAGAGGCGGAGTTTGTCCCCCGCAAGTGTGACATCATCACCATTTCTGGGCGGGCAGAGAAATGTGAGCTGGCTAAAGCTGCCCTCCTG GCGCTGGTGCCCATAACAGAGGACGTGGAAGTGTCCTACGAGCTGCATCGCTACATCATTGGACAGAAAGGCAGTGGAATCAAAAAGATGATGGAGGAGTATGAG GTGAACATCTGGGTGCCGCAGCCTGAGAAGCAGCTGGATGTGATCAAGGTGACGGGTCTGGCAGCCAACGTGGAGCGAGCTAAACTGGGTCTTCTGGACAGGGTCAAAGAGCTGCAGGCTGAGCAGGAGGACAGG GCCCTGCGGAGCTTCAAGGTGACCATGTCAGTGGATCCAAAATTCCACCCCAAGATCATCGGTCGGAAAGGAGCGGTCATCTCTCAGATCAGGAAAGACCATGACGTCAGCATCCAGTTCCCCGACAAAGGAGAtgagcagcag GATGTGATTGTGATCTCAGGATACGAGCGTAACGTAGAGGAGGCGCGTCAGGCCATCCAGCAGCTGGTGGCCGAGCTGCAAGAGATGGTGAGCCAAGATGTTCATTTGGACCCGAGGACCCACGCCCGCATCATCGGTGCCCGTGGCAAAGCCATCCGCAAGCTGATGGAGGAGTTTAAG GTGGATATCCGGTTCCCACAGCCAGGTTCTGACGAGCCCGATAAAGTAACTGTGACAGGACTTCCTGAGACTGTTGACAACGCCATTGACCACCTACTCAACTTGGAGGAGGAATAT ATGCTCAGcgtgacagagacagagacctTGGCAGCATACATGAAGCCTCCATCTCGCtatggagggggaggaggagcaggaggaatgGACGACAGCAGCGGAGGTCCAGCTAAGGGCTTTGTGGTGCGGGACGCCCCCTGGAATGCAGCAGGGAACAAG GCTCCTGACATGAGCAGTGCAGAGGATTTCCCTACATTCGGGTCAGGCGTGGCCCCGAAACAAGCATCGGCCTGGGGCCCCAAGAAGTTCTGA